GACAGTTCGTCTCACCCTGAGTACCAAGGATCTCCATGTGTAAATGTGCCAGGCCGCTTGCAGCAGAAAGTGCAAGTTTGATCATGCCCTCAATGGTGACAGAGTAGCGGTTCAGGTAGTCAAAAAGAGAGCCATGCTCATGATAGTCTGACACAAGCCACAGCTGTGTCCATGTGCCATTGTCTAaagaaacaagaacaagaaTATGAATCAGTTAATAGTTAATATTAACCCTTAACGCTTAtgccttgttaaaaaaaatgtgtgcatcaCAGAAACCAGAAAACAGTTTTCAGGATTTTGATCAAACTTACATTTGATTACAGGCCACTGTGACAAAAATGCTATAATAATAAAGCAAATGTgttcacacacacctgcaggtCATTTCAGAACAAGTGACcgttttttttctgattcatTTCTCTGAAGTCAGATCATGTTCAATCCCCTCAGCGGCCCCACCCAGCTCAGATTATTCAGACTCTGGTGATGATAATGGCTGTTGTGGACTAGAGAAATGGTTTGTTGTCCAAGGAAGGAGTAATCAGAGGCCTCAACTATGaatctggatttttattttatcggGTAACTTCGGGGTTAATCCTGTGTTTTCCATCCTATGACATTAGTTAACTTCTTATCAGGATAAACAACTATGGTAACTTAAGCTGAATGGCTAACCTGCCCTgtagcaggttatgttctggataagagtTCAACGActtcttcatatttttgaagaataattgtctgctcctccatggtaaaGTAAGCTGTTCTGCAgggtttttgcatgtttgtgattggtcagatgcCACAAACACCAACCCTTTTATGTAAGCATACACTAATCAAGATGGGAAACCCCTGGGTTCAATAACAGAGTTTATAACCAACTTCGTAGTCCTGGACAAATCAATCCAGGTAACGGAGAGATATCTCGGGTATGTTAATCCCGTTTTGTAGCACAGGCCTCAGATGTTCTGGACCTGGTGATGTCATGTGGCGTTATGTTCCCCCTGATGTGCCATGGTCTTATGGCTTCATCCAAGTTTACAAAATTGCATTATTTCACAGAAGTATTTCTGGTTCTGAGTTTATCCAGTCATCTCAACcttgtttacattttcacacCACATTATTTGCGGCATTAAAACTGTGATGAGTCACTTGGATCATGTCGATATTTTCTGTGAAGTTGAAGGGACTGAACATGATCTGTTGACATGAGAGAAATGAATCAGAAAGACAGTCACTTGTTCTGAAATGTCctgcatgtgtgggtgtgtttgtgtgcatgtatgtacatgtttgtgtgtgtgtgagtgaaattAAAGGGGGGGTATGGATTTGCAGCCTAATTATCTAATGatgtacacaaacatgcagacaCACGTGCTTATTTTATGTCATGAACATGCAGTCAAGAGTCCTTCGTATCCATATGACCACGGatttacaattttatttcagattttgtgGCACAGTGACCTTCAATCCTGAAATTTGACAGAAAGTCTCAAAACGCCTCATTTTTCGGGTTTGTGTCATTAGACGTAACGTAGCTGTTCctcagtgtgcatgtgtgtacatgtttgCATGTGCTTGAGTGTAACAGCAGTAAAATCGGCTAGATTtgagagaaaacataaaatttaatgccttcaaaataaatgcaaaatatgaCGGAAATTATGATTTTATCCAGCCATGGTCATGGAATGAAAAATACTGGCTTTACGGCTTTTTACGAGTCTATAAAATGTCATCATTTTTCAAAAGGATGCCAGTGTCTGTTATTTcatcacacacagaaacacttgtgaaaaatatttttttcgtTTAACTTCTCATACTAAAAAGAGACCTCGCTAACTACACATCAAAGTAATTTTTATTGAAAGAATTTTTTTAGTTGGTTTATGGCCATACAAGTATATAAACTGGTTATAAAGAAGGTCTCCATAGAGGCCATTGGGCAAGGAACTAAAAGGGGGCAATTTTATAACtgactttatttatacacaatTTTAATGGATTTCCTgtaaagaaatgacaaattacaggcagaaactttttttttttactttaatttaaaagtagTGGTGGTGGGTGGGGGTCGCCAATAATATTATAATGGAAGTCTATGGTAACAAAGAGATCTCACACTGCTGAAATACAGTGGATGTGGATGAAACTCAATTATCAAAACACATTGAAACACACTTTCTTTTCCAAATTTCATGACTAGGGACAAATCAGCCAAAATTATCTCAATGGACGCACCTCACAACTAACCAAATTTTCCTTAATAAGGGCGTAAGAGTTAAGCTGGGTTTATACTCGTGTGGCGTCTGCGTCACTGCCGTAGCCGCTGCGTAGCTCCGTGGAGGCCCAACTCACACCTCAGACCTGATATGCACCCCGCTACAAAGATGGCTACGCAGAAGTactcccttatgattggtcaatttgggattacGAGTTTCTGGATTTCATGGTTCTTCTTGCTGAATTCGTGTACTAAgcgccatttttaaaaacaacacccaatggatcaagttgatgagaggctatATCAAATTATTACTTCGTTTGTAACCAACCGGACGCAGATGCCACATGAGTACAAATCCAGCTTTAACCCTTTACTGAGCAGAAACTATATTGTGAAAGAAAAGTCTTCCTCACCTTTATTGTCAGCTGCAATGAAGCCTAGAATATTTTCGTGCCGAAGCATGATTGTCTGATAGATTTCAGCCTCTCTGAACCAGGAGCGCTCCTCTCTGGATGAGAAGATCTTCACGGCCACGTCTCCTCCTCTCCACTTCCCTCGCCATACCTCACCAAAACGCCCCTTTCCTATTATCTCCTGCAGTACAATGGTCCTTGCCACTGTTCGCTGCACAAACAGGGGCAATCCTGCAGAGGGTGGCAGACAAAAGGCTTTTGAGTTTTATGGTCTACTAAAACAGAATAGTTTAGATAGAATATTTTACATAGTCACATCAGGAAGGCAGAGTGTACTGACCAGAGCCTGATCCTGAGGTGGACATGTCATAAATAAGGTCTTGCAAGGTCTTGTCCTTTGCTAAATAGAGATGGTCACAAGACGGGTCTTCAACCTCCAGCCTCTGTCTGTGGCTGTAGGCTCTCTGGTGATACTGGAATAGGAACACTCCGACCATcagcaacacacacagcaggaatACAGGCCCTGCAATGACTGCCACCAGCTCCACTGGCCCCAAGGTGGGACCTGGGTCTGGCCCATCCCCAACTTTTGTAGGGACTAGAAgggaaaacaataaaagcaaaagcaaaggGTGAATAATTCATTGTTAACAGACTAAACACAGCCAATACTGAGCTGGAGGAGCTGTGATGTTTGGTGCTGGTGGCTCACCTGGTCCTTTCAGGTCAATACTGTTGCAGTAATCTGTATAGCAGCAGTGACTGTTGAAGTAGCCTTCAGCACTCATACAATAGACAGGCTTTCCAGGAGGGACCAggttgtcctggttgatgcagagGCGCAAATGATGCTCCTTCCCCTGATTATAGTAAGTTGAGGTCAAGCAGGCACCATCTGTTTCACACTCGTAGCCTGTCTTCTCACAGCTTGTGCAGTTACAACGTAACGCTGACGAGAAAGAAAGTTATGCAAATTATTCATTTCATAAACAcatgaagttaaaaaataaataaataatctgtgtCACTTCCTTTTTCTGTCCAGCAGGGTGTGAGCTTACACTACATGATCAACCTTAATGTTGAGCATGTCCCATTCAATTGCAGGCATTTTATGGGATCTTAAGAGTTCAGCAGGAGCTGCTAGACGGCCCTAGTGGCCCTGAAACCAGATCCCTCACTGCAGATGAACCCAAACACGCATGGTGGAGGCAGACCTGCCCAGTGGGACACACAAAGTGAAACCCAACAAGGGGAGAGAACTCCAGCCAAATCCCCAATGCAGCATTCTGCCCCATTCCTCTCTTCTGTCTTTctcacagagacacagagagctGCTACTGTTCAAGTTAATAAGACAACAGTTTTATTAAATGCAGCAGCCTCCTGGACAAGGGACCCATTAAAAGTGACACAATGGAACTTCTGCCACTGACTAATAAAACTAAGGTGGTCCATCTACACCCACAAATGAGGTCAGTGCAAGAAAGTCTGCATAAATCTGCCACATCTAAAACAGAACCAGTGCTGGTTGGACAAGTCAGCGAGcaagaaactgaaaactgattagatttggagtgaaatgtgattttaagtCATAGCACACATGCTTCTCATTTAGGGTAAGGTCGGGACAGTGGGTTTCTTCTAGGGTTTGCTACCAGAGCACACAGAAGGACTTGGTTAGGTGGGTTATGGGAATGTGCGAGTAATTTTCCCTTTAAATttctaaaaacacaataaacaaaaaattctTAGAGTAGGGCATTGAGGAAAGTCAAGATCTGATGCTTGGAAACAGAAGTGGACCAATCTTGAATAATCATCACAGATTTAGGAAAGATAAGACCACTGTCTCCAAAAGACAATAAAGGAGGAGAAATAAAGAGGAGAGGAATCTCAATCTtaattccccccccccccccccaaaaaaaaggtatatatatttttttaatcaatggCTTCTTTGACTAGATGAgctcatttattttccatttggaCTAACTTGGGTAAAATGTGCTGTCACATTCTTCAACAGCCTAGTCAAAATGACTTTAAACAGACTCCCCAGTTGCAACATCAGCATGCAACTTTCAAGAAACTAAAACCACTAACCTAGGTGTAAAGGGAGTGGTTTCCTTAACTTCTTTAATGTTGCTTTCTGTGTGggagaatattttctttataatgtATCATGaatgctgatgtgtttttgcTGTCCACTGATGACAGGAAATGTGGAAGGTGGCTGTCAGTAATATTTCTcaactgtttgtgtgtgcacattgtgtgtgtgtgtgtgtgtgtgtgtgtgtgtgtgttgttctttaGGAGGTGAGTGGGAAAGTGGCAGGAACTCTAAGCCAAGTCTGTCCAAATTCACTGAAGTTCGCATGCAGATGGAATTTCCTGCAGATTACAGAGAAGTGAAGCAGGCTCACTctgataaagacagaaaaacatgtcCAGGCTGTGCCACATCACACTAATCTGCAACATTAATGGAGCAAATCGTTGTACGAAATAACCCTGATGCTACAGATGTAGGTTTAAAGCAAGATGATAATTGATGCCACCGTTTTTCCACGTGGTTTCTTTTTAGTAGGCCTGTTGTTTACTTGTTCTCTGTGAAACATAAATCATAATCATGGAATAATCAAGACATTTTCTGATCAATCCATCTGCAAGATAGAAACAgtacttaaaaagaaatatttacagcAAGTTCAGCTATTATTTACTACTTACAATAGTAAGCTTGACTGTGGCCGAGTTCCTACAGCAAATATAATGCACTCATGTAAAGTCATAAATTATCTGCAAAGATCTGAGAACACCATGATCTGAAATCAACAGGCcttcacatccatcatggagtTGCAGTGTGTGGTAAGACAGATGGTgcacagacataaaaacagaagctcAGGAAGGAAACCAAACATGGCCGAAAACATGCACATTTGCTTCTTGTGTCTTACATGAATGGTTTGTGGTGTACCAGGAGTTTGGTTTGTGGTAAATCTTGCTTTTCATTAACCTTGTGACCAAACCATGTACATGCTTCCACaccaatgaagaaaaaaagtcacgGGCAGTTATCTGTGGTCCTCACAACATCAGAAAACTGGAAATCTAGCAGGATATGTCAATGAAAAATTCTACAGCCTGGGAAATCATTgtacagaataataataatgtgtatAAACATTTTAAGAGTATGGCACAATGTGAAAGTGAGACATGAATAAGAGAAATTCAGAATGAAAGTCAAGCATTATAGGGGTTTCATACCTAACAAAATCAAATATGAGCCTGTGCATTAACAGCATTTACCCAAATGCCATTTTGTTTGCACAGTGCTCTACATAGCCCACTGGATTCAGAGCAGAAGTGGTACAAAGTTACACTTATAGGAATAATATCAAGTATAAATACACATAGATCTAAGCTGACGTTGGGTGTGTGGTTTGAGTGAACTCTGCTCTTGTATCCACATAACTGGTGGTCTTTACACTGGTCCTTTGTGTAGAGATTAAGGCGACATGAGGAGGGATTGGACTGGCCCTACAGGAACAAAGAGCAGAGTGGGGGATTGCActtctgcaaagagcagagtggggggatgggtggagCACAGGGGATAGACTGGGGTTACCAGTAACAACCCCAATGTTTGGGGCTGCTTTGGACCAGACaggatggggagtgggggagtGGTCTCCATTTGGGCATGACaataaaggaggaggaggaggggcagAAAGGGGTAATAAGCACGACTGGGGTCTGCCCAAAGTGACCAGCTGTGACTGTCATTAAAACCCAAGTCTAGACTTTGACTTACAGGAGGGAGCACGAAAAGGGAATGGTGGAGGAAAACAGGGGTAACAGAGTCATTCCTTTGCACTGCTAGTATGCCAAGTTCCTACCATTCCGTTCAAGTTGAGACAGGAAATGGCAGACTGAGTGAGGAAGGgattaataaaacattgttaCCATAAACAGCCTCTCCTTAATTTGGAAACCACAGCATAGTCCCATTTCAAAACAGTTTTATCCATTAACCTTGATTACAAAGTCCATTTGTTCACACCTACTCATCCAGAACAACGGTATCAAAACAGAGATGAACTCTGATTATGGAACCATAATACCATCTGATGAAAATACACAGAACCTCCATGATGTACTGC
This region of Melanotaenia boesemani isolate fMelBoe1 chromosome 13, fMelBoe1.pri, whole genome shotgun sequence genomic DNA includes:
- the LOC121651564 gene encoding activin receptor type-1B-like; the protein is MALKQIALTLLALLGLAAVGDALRCNCTSCEKTGYECETDGACLTSTYYNQGKEHHLRLCINQDNLVPPGKPVYCMSAEGYFNSHCCYTDYCNSIDLKGPVPTKVGDGPDPGPTLGPVELVAVIAGPVFLLCVLLMVGVFLFQYHQRAYSHRQRLEVEDPSCDHLYLAKDKTLQDLIYDMSTSGSGSGLPLFVQRTVARTIVLQEIIGKGRFGEVWRGKWRGGDVAVKIFSSREERSWFREAEIYQTIMLRHENILGFIAADNKDNGTWTQLWLVSDYHEHGSLFDYLNRYSVTIEGMIKLALSAASGLAHLHMEILGTQGKPGIAHRDLKSKNILVKKNGTCAIADLGLAVRHESITDTIDIAPNQRVGTKRYMAPEVLDETINMKHFDSFKCADIYALGLVYWEIARRCNAGGIHEEYQLPYYDLVPSDPSIEEMRKVVCDQKLRPNVPNWWQSYESLRVMGKIMRECWYANGAARLTALRIKKTLSQLSVEEDVKM